Part of the Xenopus laevis strain J_2021 chromosome 2S, Xenopus_laevis_v10.1, whole genome shotgun sequence genome is shown below.
CTCATTCGAAAcaggacagggaccagagaacatttatgcggagctcaaataaaggggccgtttttgaagacaatattcatttacagccaaaagtaaaaccagcaccatatagtatacattattgcctataaAATTAGTGGGTTTTTATTTATCTTATATGTCTCCTTAAACAATTATCTATTCTTCTTtcccttctttcttcttttcttctcttcaCTTTTATTGTATATGTGGTTGAACTgaaaactgttaaataaaaaagtaaaaaataaaaatcaagttaGGGCTTGAAAAACCAAGATATATTGACATTGCTCTCTTCCTGTGTATTAATGCACCTGATTTAGTGCACAGTCAGTTCATCACCTATTAATGTCCCACTCCTGATTGTCACGAGAGGTAGGAATACAAGGATAATGGAGAATAAATGAGAGCATAGGATAAGGAGATAGCACATGGACCAATAAACAGCCTAACATCAGACTAATTTACcaacatggggcaaatttgcaactggacAGTAACCCATTGCAAATAATAACGTGTTTGCTTTTGTTGTTCTACCTgtagtttgtaaaaaaaacataatcactGATTTGTAGGTATGGGTTACAATCCAGATGCAAATCTGCCTAGTGTTTGTAAATGTTACCCTGTACTGACTCTTATTATACTGAATATAGCATGCTCTGGAATAGCATGGAAGATGCAATCTGTATCTTGGATAGAATAAAACTTCATACACTGAACTAGCCCATGCTTCAGTCAGTTATGGAATCAGAGGTCAGCAGCAATATGCAATAATATCTGGGGAtcagaattatgtttttaaatgaatgctATGCCATCTAGTTGCACCTCACTTACTATGAATGAGCAGATATGCTTcctggagaactaaaccccaactatagaagtagctagaaatgttgtacattatgttttgtaccagcccaaggcaaccacagccctttagcagtaaagcgttttgtctccaaagatgccccagtagctccccatcttcttttctgctgattcactgtacatactCAGTGCCACTATCACTCACTGAGCTTAAAGATCCACTGacgatatacagtacacatagaatagaaatgtcataatataagctgagtagtaattaatacaggtaattactacatggcagcacagaaaccagtgcaactagcatcagaatgtaataatcagccttgtagcatcagcttatattataggccaacctcattttctgtttgataatttgcgatgtcccctaagcttagcttctcaacagctgctcagagcccactgatcccactgagcatgtgagtgtcacagacacttttccaagatggtgaccccctgtgacaagtttgaagtcctggatcattgctgctattgagaagctgaaactttagtttggtgtaataaattcagtatataaaatatggaatttttagccatattcatttttagggtttacttctcctttaacagaaaaaaaacactgcattgtggggaaaaacatggtcatatttttaaaaaaatgcacttaatGAAACctctattgtttttaaaatatgcatGTCATTCCCTCCTATATAAACCTATTCAATGTTTACTTACCTTATCTCAAGgttattacttttttattgctATAAAACTATTAATGCTTCCTGGAAATCTCTATTCATGATGACATAAAGGAGAAGCTGGAGAGGGTGAGGTATTGACCATACAAAtataagtacagtagaacccccattttacgtttttcaggggaccagaaaaaatggtgtaaaatccaggaaaatgtaaaatcagggaaatacataatatataggtgggaccacaaaacaacaatgtaaaatgaagggaaacttaaaatcaggggatttaaaatgggggttctactgtaaaatgaaaatgaaaggcaCTTAAGCATGCTTTTTATCTAGATGAACAGACCCAAAAACTACAGACTCACTCTCAGATTGTTAGCTCCATTTCCATCACCCTCCAATGGTTAGCCCCATTTCCAAATAAGATATATGATGTCCAGAAGAATATCTGTTTATTCCACCTTTTTCCCTAGTTTGCTTTATCTGCAGGTAAACCTTATTTTGCTTACTTATTCATTGTAATACtgtacactgaggggcagatttatcaaaggcaaGAATTTGAAGTTGTGAATTttgtttactctaataaatttgaatgcacttacaacttgaatgggagattatttaagaaaaaacattgtcCGAaagacccgaaaatttgaatcaaatggcAATCAAGTTTGACCCCAAAAAATTCGATCTGCCCCTGAATTTCTAAAACAATTATTCATGACAGATGTATCTCTATATTGCACATTATGCAACATGATGTTCTAAAAGATTGTATTGAACAGTATGCTATGCCTATGCTTTTCATTTGGATGTTGTATAATAAAACTGTTACTGCAaagataaaaaagcaaatgcacGGTATAATACAAACAGTAATGCAGTAACAGGATATTATCTAATGGCTCGTGTTCACAGGTATAGATGGTGTACATACTAAGCATATGCTCCAAGTAAGCTTTCCAACCGCTTCTGCAGTTTGATTTATAGTTGGACCATATGCAATAAAAAGGCATAAAATAGctttaaacactttttacatctttGCAACTGTTTGACAAAAAAGATTGATTAAATAAGGTtcttaaaaatactaaaaaaaaattatggcacacccattaaaagataagtaaacctttataataagtcaatgtaaaattgacgagggggctattctaagcacttttgtcattttcattcattatttatttactttttattacatgatattaagggatacatgtgctgttaatattaatgaattttgtaccaacagctccacctgctggtcagtttctgaccagtctcaccaccaagtagtcaaggaagttgtcaggagaaagaaagagggctgctctgatgttcttctgcttaggaaagatttgagaaaggtttctaattgttttcctaagcagaagaacatcagaagaacatcagagcagcctctttctttttcctgacaacttccttgactacttggtggtcagactgttcagaaactgaccagcaggtggtgatgttgcatacaaaactcattcatattaacagcacatgtatcccttaaaaagaaaataaataatgaatgtaaatgacaacaattcttagaataaccccctcatcgatttcacattcacttattttaaaggtttacttatcctttaaagaaaaactaaaccccaaacaatgtaggtcactataaaaatatatattgcacacAATACCTCATATGTagaaccctgtttcatgtaaataaaccaatttcataataatatacttatttaaaaGTATGTGTGTTATTAGGTAatcctaaacagaaaattgccaaacaaaccatacatgttaagcacatgagccaattaatggacaaagttctatattttactcccacacttttccttgttacagttagagctacttttttggtcaggtgatctctgaggcagcttagagaatatcataaaatgggggctcaagggaaaatatgtaaaaggacaatattaagttaaatatatattccagtttggtaagatttttaaaTGCTACAAATGTGTTATCTTGCAAGGCCGTTGCTGGTCACTAGATGGCAGGCCAGACTACACCGCGACTGATCAGCTCTTCAATGTTCAATCAATAACACCTTTGATATGACTGCAATTCATGAGATAACTCAGATCTAACCATCCATAGCCTCTGTACATCTTATCAAATGTTCATTCCTCAAAAAAAGCAAGGATCATTATACAGCTGAATTGTTTTCAGACATTGCTTCACATTTGATTGCAATTAAAACACAGTCTGTACTTTACTGTCATTGGCATCACTTTATTATTAGGAAGCACGGTGGCAGAAAGAACAGCTAAGACATTATCATTTGCTTGTGACCTAAATCTAGTTTTTCAAACCAGGACAAGTGCATTAATCACACAGACACAAGCTGCTGTATAAATGCATGGTGACACACACTCATGTTTTATTACCCACTGAGATCCATGTAATTATACTCGGGAAGATGTATTCAGATGCACTTGCttatttaaatactgatttataataaccggtttcttataaaatttttgttttaaaaagttttctttagataaaagaagaaaaacagtgCACCATATGGTCTAATGATAACAGATATTGCCCTTGACTGTAACATACCATTCTTTCTATTGATCCTGTATATAACACATTCTGAGCTATTGTTGCTCCTGGACAGTGCTGAATGGGTTGTCCAGGGCTACCACATCAAAAGACCTGTGGCTATGGCAACTCCCCAAACGGTAGTTTATTCTCTGCATTCTATCCTGCACATTAATATAATTAGGCAAATAATGTTCTCAATAAATCTAAGAAAAGGATGCCCCCCGAACACACTTCCATTTACTCTATATTGGtagcagtatatactgtatatatgcacatACTTCTTTTATCACCTACCTCTAGTCAGGGCCCAATTCATGCAAACCTATGAATGTAATAAGGAAGGGAGAGGAGTAAGACAATTCTCCACTACCTTATAGTACACTGGTAGTGACATTGTCACAAAGTTATCTCTGTTTGAATGAtgtgcaaattaaatatttatgtaatatttgcTTTGTTGTGTGTTATTTGCACACTGCCCAgtagctctacagggcagggacttcCTTTCTATCGTGTCTCTTACAACATTGCATTTTAtctatgtgtatatttttatttgtatatgtttgtcctctctgtgtgtacttttctatattgtaaaatTATACAGCACTCcgtacacatatatatttattgtcagAAAAAGTCATATCTTATATGAAGATTATTTTCATCATGTAACGTCTAGATAGTAGTAAATGACAAATGAGTATACGTTTATCTCCTCTACAGTATTAAAAACATTGTGTTTTATCGCTAATTTCACACAGGACAGTTTCATTGTAGCCATATTTCTGCCCTGGATTCCACAATCACATGTACCAAACTGTGAAAAGGAGAACTGTAATTAAAAAGGGAGGGGTACATACAGTTTCTCCTTTCTATGTATGCAGATACATATCATTCTTGTATATGAACACTTCTCTGTATTGCTTTACTAGGTACTCCAGACTATACTGTACTTGTATTATATAAGCACGTTGTTTTGTTCTGACACAAATCCAGCCATCTGTAAACACATGAAATCTTTGAGCCTTGATCTTATGTAACCATAAATACTGCCCCATTGCTCATATAGTATAAACACTCTACTCCCATTCTCTGCATACACATTTACTATATTGATTTCTTTCTTTATAATGACTGCACCAGGGCATAATGTTCTGCTCCTATTTACTCAGTTCCATGGCCCAAGATTTTGCACAGGCAGCTGATATTGCACACCCATATACACATTCACCAAGTATACTCTATTGTACATACACCCACGCATATGCCATGACAATGCTCACCAATGCTGCTGCACACTGTTGAGTAAATTTCATCAGGCATGGTAGTAGTATAGGCATGGTAGTAGTAAAAATGTGCACATCACATTTTTTTACAGATGGCTGGATTTGTGCAGTACAAGTACATTTCAGAGGTATCCCTCTTTGAAGGCCATTGTTGgataatataaatacagttttaacAAAATATGCACGGGTATGCATTACTTGGAAGAATGTAAACTGTAACTCTCTAAAATGTTGCCAGTTATAATACAGAATTACGTGTATTTTGTGTGCTACATTTTAGCAGGCCTGAAATATCCACATTGATACCCTGCACATTTTACTGAGATCCTGCTCATAAACACCAATCCTGCCCTGCCTATAGTAATACACTActcaatgtatatactgtaactgtatacattaaaatatgaaaactaaGATACAAAACAGTTACAAATTTTCAGGACTCTACCAAACTTAGCATTTCTACAGCAGAACTGGGACCCTGGTTGACCCCACCAATTGCATACAATCTGTTCTTTAGGACAATGCAAGCAGAAGCACAGCGTGGAGTAGGCATTGGATTTATACTCTCCCATCGGCTCTTCACAGGATGAAAGACTTCTGCTGTCTCCAGGACTGAGGGCTGGTTACCTGTATGGCACAGACACAATATTAAAGAATTTAGAATTAATGGGAGACATACTTCAGTCTGGATCCcccttaaagggggtgttcacctttaaattaacttaagtGTAATGTAGagagcagctctccaggttgcaatccaagcattttggttgctagggtccaaattaccctatcaaccatgcattgattcaatttgaatcagagactgtaatatgaagattgtctgaatagaaaggtgagtaataaaaaagtagcaataactataaatttgtagcattaaagagcattttttttttagatgggggcagtaaCCCCACAGTGTATTatttgaaaaagtgtccctggatgTAATGCTGACCTATCCATTCAAAGTAGCACAGTGGAACTCATTGGCGCCATCTTTGGTATCTTCGGATCCTTTTCTTTCCCTTCAGTAATTTACAAAGCTTTCTGGCTCAAACTGCGCATGCAGAAAAAGCTCAGTGTCAGCAGTCCCTTAGGGTAAAGACACAcaaagctactagtagcagctactttgtcatggctacaaaacaccagaaaataccctgccacagGCAATGATGAGAATTGCTTCAGCTAAAACACACGTAAAGACAGTTATCAGTAAATTATcagtattgtttatttttgtagccatgacaagtagctgctgctAGTAGCtatgtgtgtcttcacccttagtgaagaaaacaaataaaactgaagATGATGTCCATGAAGTCCACAGCACTACTCTGAATGGACAGGTCGGTGTTACAGCCAGGTACACATTTTCAAGTAATAGGCTATTGgggaagaagcagggaggggtgATAATGGATGTTAGTTCATGGGATCCTCTCTCTTTACAGGGGTTTTGTACTCCTTTAAATCTAACTTCTGCATATATTTGGGTTAACAATAAATCGTTATGGATTAAACCAGTGCTTAATTGCTGTTTAAATACAGCTACCCCTGTACCCATCTGCTGAAAACCCTAAGTAGATACATAGACTTTAGTGTGTCCTTCAGGAACTTAGCCTTAATCAGAAAACACAACAAATTTAAAAGCAGatgtaaaacaaaaaaccccCCCCACTGTTTTATAGCCTAATAAGTACCTATTCAGCAAATCTGGCATACAGTATGACTTATTATATAACAACTCTATGCTACAAAAAACAACTAGTAAAACACAATAGGACCATGTCTTACCAAGGCCACCTGCCACAACAACTCTTCCATGAATTGAACCTGCAATAAAATCGGCTCTTCTTTTTCTTAGAAAGCAAGATCGCTCAGTCTTCATCCAGCCCCctgaaaaaacccagaaaatatATCTATATGAGTTTGAATTCTCCATTACACTGATTCACAAGCAAAACCAACTACCTCTGCACTGAGACTTAACAATGCGGATCCACATacaatacaaataactttataggGTCGATCTGCTGCACAGAtgtattaagcatttttcccccagAAGGCCACACAGTGTTTTATTCATATATGTAGCATGTAAACACAGTATTCAGTGATGCAAAAGTAGAGACAATGAATTATGTATTGTTTTCCAGCAAActgatgataaataaataaatcacacatatgaaaaataaagagaTATTGCCATTTAAACATCAATTACAATTTTgttgtgtaaaaatgtttttttgtgtgctaccaccattcaTGCGGGTATGGTCTTAACATTTTTTGTGATAACATGGATgtgctttaaagtgggtgtggttttaaaaaaaaaggagacaaaaaagataaaagtagtaagttgaaaaaattaaataggAAGAAATACAACTTGGTCCTACTTGATGAATTTCACCATTTACAAGTTTGAACCAACCTTGCTCCATATCAAATATATCCACTGTCTTCGTGAATTTTGGTCTGCGGTAGGTACCCCCTTGGCGCAGGCCTCCAAGGCTGTACAGAGATCCCTCACTGAGCACATATCTGGAATATGCCCTCTTATTGGGAATGCTTGGAAATTTCGTCCAGGAGCGTGTCTCAATGTCAAATACTTCAAAGGCATTAACTGCATATTTGGCCTGTCTTCCGCCTGTGAGAATATATGCATCAGTGAGAGACAGCTTGAATCATTACTGCCACTGGCAGAGGTACTAAGGGGAGGATGTACATCTGCTATATATCTCTGAACTGTCCtacagaatttaaaattaaatctgtCAGAAAAAGGAAGTAACAGCAATCCATTTGAATAATTGCTGGCATATATACTGCTTCTATTTGTAGCTTGTTACATAAAAAGTGCTGCAAACATAAACCTTTCAATTACGTATGGGAAGCATTCATATGTCTagtatttatattaaaacaaacaaaggaaagcatttatattaaatatttataatatatatataatacacaaaagccatgaatatcctgtaaattatatccttataaacggtgagttctgatgtcatcagttataaacggtgagttctgatgtcatttcagtcacatgactcattgaaatttgtgtattataataaataaagtacccccagttgtaaaatatgaggatattagaagttacgtcggagttccatgacctgtataaaaacactcggccttcggcctcgtgtttttatatggtcatgaaactcctcggtaacttataatatccttatattttacaagagggggtactttattcactatatatagcatTTTAAATGAGCTGAGCAGCTAAACCAACGATGACTTAAACTGCCCTGTTACAATTTAGTTGTGAGCCCATTCTTCCGGCAcagatttttaaaggaacagtaacaccaaaaaatgaaagtgtataaagtaatgaaaatataatatgtactgctgcactgcactggtacaactggtgtgtttgcttcagaaacacaactatagtttatatcagggctgtccaactggcgacccatgggacccccccttgtgtggccccccacctacctgctgtgtttgcttaccatgtgtaagatttaaatggtatcactacagagattaactggcccttgcattgtttaaatctcaaattcagactaatcccctgtattgtactgttcacaccagagacccagactgaaattgcccacattgttcacctgttcccactttatacaaaatggtaATGGGGCAccgtatgtagtacatattagagtggtcctgataggtttccctgtctcttgctctgttctgccttccatatgttccctgtgtgtgccatgctctgcctgccttaagggtatgtcttaatatgacaacttttttcacatattagtgataagtgatatctctgcagtgagcaccaaccatttggcttTTTGGAGTGCTTCCAcgattaatgtggatatgatcttgtgctaacatgggtgtggtttgaagtgggtttggtttaaaaacagggagtgctcaacactggcttccattattggccctccactatgtaggctggAAAAATCTtgaccctcggtaccacagaagttggacagcactggtttatataaacaagctgctgtgtagctatgggggcatccattcaaagctgaaagaggagaaaaggcacaggatacacagcatataaaatataagctctgtagtatacaatgggacaTTTGCTATGCAgtagcatgtttatataaactatatttgtgtttctgaagcaaacacacctgtacAACCAGTGGAggggaacagtacattatattgtcatatcTTTAAAACACTTCATCATTTGCTGTTACTGTCATTTTTACTTGATGGACATGAGATTTATATCAACTATATTGCAGAGATTTATTTCAACTAGGTTTataatcctttatccggaaacccattatccagaaagttcagaattacagaaagattgtctcccatagatttcatttcatccaaataatccacatgtttaaaaatgatttccattttccctgtaataataaaacagtaccttgtacttgatccaaactaagatataattattccttattggaggcaaaaccagtctattgggtttatttagtgttaaaatgattttctagtagacttaaggtatgaagatctaaatatccattacctggaaaaccccaggtaccgagcattctggataagaggtcccatacctgtactagatataaaagagcagtggagtaactatagaggaagcagaccccgcagttgcaggggggcctggactgtggtgtctgcttcctctatagctaataaaaatcCCCATCTTTCCCAGCCACTGGGGCAGAAAGGGGGGTGAAAGTCGGGGTGGGAGTAGGTGTAGGCGTGGTGGAGGCAGGGCGCAGGTCGGGCAGAGGCATGACAGGAGGATTTTTGCAGGGGGGCTGGCGCACTCCAGTTATTTAGTAATGAAGATGGCTAGGGAGCACTGAGAGAAAGGATGCTAATGCAGATGTGAAATTTGCTCTCTGATGGGTATTATAACACTGAAAATAATAAAGCTTACCCAAAACATAAATCTTTGTCCCACGCAGAAAGGAGGTTGCACCATATCTAGGTGTAGGCATTGGAGCAAAATGAACCCAAATATCTTTCAGCATATCATACTGCTGTAAGAAACAATGTGGTCGTAGATCTGAACCCATCCCACCAGCTGCATACACCCTGCAGTCTTAAACAAGACAGAAAAGGCTTATGTTATCTATATTCCAGTGacacaaaagaacaaaaaacatacaTCAAATTTAAAGCCACACTGCAAAGGTAGATTTGTGTTCCATGGAAGGAGGTGGGATGACTGTGAACCTTCCTACTGCAGTGTGACACTAAAACACTGTACATAATCAGGAAGTTTTGTTGTATATTGGAAAGAGTGACAGCTGTTTTGGCAGAATTCTGGGCATAGGAACCTTTACCTCTAACGCTGACAGATATTCCCATTGCAGGCTCACGAAGAGAACTCTTCTTCTTCCATTTTCCTTCATCAATGTTGTATACTTCCACCACTTTCAATGGGGTTTGGTTCTCTCCAACTCCCCCCACCACCATGATCCTTTTGCCCAGTGCTACCACTGCAACTCCAGCACGTGAAGATGGCATTGGTTCTAGGCTGCTCCACCGGTTGGCTTCTGGAGAAAATACTTCAAAAGTATTCATTGGGTTTCCTGCATCATCACAGCCTCCAACAGCAAAAATTTGACCTCCCGTTTCTACTAGGGAGCAGTACACACGTGGGCTTTGTAGCGGTGCCAGTGTTTGCCAGTAGAAGTCTTTGGCGCAGGGCACCTCCATGCTGGATCATAGAGGCACAATAAATTCATCTGAGGGTTGCcatctttggggaaaaaaatggaaaataactgTGAGAGAATATAGCTACTGCAGGACCTCTGTGTCAGTTCAGTACATATGTAACTTCATGTACACCCTGCTGATTG
Proteins encoded:
- the klhdc8a.S gene encoding kelch domain containing 8A S homeolog isoform X1 gives rise to the protein MEVPCAKDFYWQTLAPLQSPRVYCSLVETGGQIFAVGGCDDAGNPMNTFEVFSPEANRWSSLEPMPSSRAGVAVVALGKRIMVVGGVGENQTPLKVVEVYNIDEGKWKKKSSLREPAMGISVSVRDCRVYAAGGMGSDLRPHCFLQQYDMLKDIWVHFAPMPTPRYGATSFLRGTKIYVLGGRQAKYAVNAFEVFDIETRSWTKFPSIPNKRAYSRYVLSEGSLYSLGGLRQGGTYRRPKFTKTVDIFDMEQGGWMKTERSCFLRKRRADFIAGSIHGRVVVAGGLGNQPSVLETAEVFHPVKSRWESINPMPTPRCASACIVLKNRLYAIGGVNQGPSSAVEMLSLVES